Part of the Paenibacillus guangzhouensis genome is shown below.
CATCAAGTCCGCCTCATTATCGGTACTGACGAGGAGACGGGCATGAACTGTATGGAGGCCTATAACCGCCTTGAACATCCTCCGCTCGCCGGATTCACCCCGGATGCCGATTTCCCAATCGTGCACGCGGAGAAGGGACAAGTGAATACGCGCATGACGCTGCAGTTCGATGCGGTGGTCGACGGAGGATTTAGTTCAGCCGAGGAAGCTGCGCTTAGACTACATACATTCCGCTCGGGAACGGCTGCCAATATGGTGCCGGACGCCGCGGAAGCGGTCGTGTGCGGCTCTCCCGTGGCGCTCAATGCGCTAGCAGCTGCGTTCGAGGTTTATTGCGCAGAGCGAGGGTTGAAAGGCAGCTGCACTTCTGGTGCTGAATCGATCACGCTGCACATGAAAGGAAAATCGTCACATGGCATGGTTCCTGAGCATGGTAACAATGCGGGGCTCCGATTACTTGAATTCTTGTCCGCCCATGGATTCGCAAGCCATGATGCCCGCTTCATTCGTGGTGCGGCAGAACTGCTCGCCGGCGATACCGCAGGCGAAGCGCTTGGAATCGCGAGCCGCGACGAAGCGACTGGCGCACTCACCGTCAATGTTGGTCTGCTCCAATACGATTCGACCGGACAGGAGGGATATTTCCATCTGAATATCCGCTTCCCTTCCTGCATCACCGGCGGACAGATCGTCGATACCTTGAACGAACGGATCGCGCCTTACGGCTTCGAGCTGTCACCGCCGATCATCAAGCCGTCGCATCTCGTGCCGGCAGATCACCCGATGATTCGAGCCCTGCAGGCCGTCTATACGGAACAGACGGGCGAAGAAGCGACGCTCTTATCTACCGGCGGCGGCACGTATGCATGCAAGCTGCCGAACTGCGTGGCCTTCGGCCCGCTCTTCCCAGGCGAGCTGGATACGGCACATCAACCGGATGAGTCTATCGGGATCGACAGCCTGATGAAATCGGCAGCGATCTATGCACAAGCCATCTACGAATTAGCCAATTTGGATTATGCAGCACCCGTGGAAAGGGGATTACAACCATGAACATTCGCATATTAGAACGTGAGGGTACGACTCCCGAGGCTGACGTATTGGTCTATCTCATACTCGAAAGCGCTGAGCAGCCCGAGATCGACTATGACATCAAACCCGGCATGACCGCCCATGGCAAGGTTACTGTCTTCTACGGCGCGCGCGGCCAGCAGCATCATGCGGTCGTGGGCCTTGGCCCTGCGACGCGTCTGAGCGCTGAGATGCTGCGGCGCGCGGCGGGCAGCGCGGTGCGCGCCTTCGAGCAGGAAGGCTTCCGCACGGCGGCTGTCCGGCTCGACAACGCAGCAGGCAGCCTGCTGACGCCGGAGGAGACACTCGAAGCTTGGGCGGAAGGCTGGATCCTGGGCGGCTATACGTTCGACGCCTACAAGCAGCAGCCGCACAAACGCGCCTTGGCTGAGCTGGTCCTGCTCTGCGAGGGCGGCGAGACCGCATCGCGGCAGCAGTCCATCGAGGCAGCGCGGCGCCGAGCGGAGAGCACGATGCTCGCCCGCGACTGGTGCAACGAGCCGGCGAACGTCATGACGCCGGAACAGCTGACGGAACGGCTCGTCCAGCGATTCGAGGGGGAGCCGTTCACGCGCGTCAACGTGTTCCAAGGCGAGGCACTAGCACAACACGGTATGAACGGGTTATTGGCCGTGGCGCAAGGCAGCCGGCAGCAGCCGGCCCTCGTAGAGATCAGCTATACGTCTGATCCCTCCCAGCCGCTGCTCGCGCTCGTCGGCAAGGGCATGACGTTCGATATGGGCGGCATGAATGTAAAGACGGGCCGTGATCTCAGCGAAGCCCGCTTCGACATGGGCGGCGCGTGCGCTGTCATCGGCGCACTCGATCTCTTGATCGCGAGCGGCACAGCGGCGAACGTCGTCGCGGTGATCGCCATCGCCGACAACGTGCCGGGCGCCGGTGCGCTGCTGCCTTCCTCCATCGTCCGCTATCCGAACGGACTGACGGTGCAGGTCGGCAATACCGACGCCGAAGGCCGGCTCATCCTCGCGGACGGGCTGCTTCATGCCGGACGGCTCGGCGCGTCCGAGATCATCGACATCGCCACCTTGACGGGCGCGGTCGGACACGCACTCGGTCTACGCGTCGCCGGCGTCTGGGGCGACCCGCGCAGCTCGAAGGCGCTACACGATCTCAGTGCGATCAGCGGCGACCGCGTCTGGCCGATGCCGCTCATCGACGATGACGATGCGCTGCTCGGCAGCGATTACGCTGACCTGAACAACATCAGCTCGAGCCCCTACGGCGGGGCGAATGCGGCAGCCCTCTTCTTGCGTCGGTTCGTCGATGAACAGACACGTTGGGTTCACATCGACATGGCCAACACGGTGCAATCCCCATCTGACCGTGGCTATGAGCGTACGGGCGCTACAGGCTTCGGTGTGCGTCTGCTGGCGGATTACGTCATGCAGCGAGCAGAGCAACGCTAACCATAACAGATACAACAAAGGGTCAACGCATGTTCGCGTTGACCCTTTCCTATTTTACCGCCAGGCAAGATTAATTCGTTCCCTCTATCCGACTTCGTCCGATGGATAGGTCATGAAGCTCTCCCGATATTTCCCCGGCGTTACACCCTCAATCTTCTTAAATGCACGGATAAATACGACGTCACTCGTATACCCCACCAATTGGGCAAGCTGTGCATTTGTCATCTCTTTGGTACGCATATGCACTTTGGCTTGTTGAATACGTCTACGCGTAATCGCATCAACAACATTCATGCCGCTGCACTTCTTATAGAACGTTGAAATATATTGCGGCGTCATGCCGAAGTGTTCGGAAATCATGGTAAGCCCCAAATCTGGATCGGTAAAATGTTCGTCCAGGAATTGCTCCAGTTCGTGCAGCAGCTGAACGCGGTGGTCCGTTCGCTCAACGACGAAGGATCCTGTCAGCATCTCATACAATTGTTGGATACGCCGATACATGCTCTCGGCCGTCTCGTAAGAGAAAATATCCTTGATCAGGTCGATGTCCGGTCCGAGAATGTCGCGCTGGTCTGTGCCTGTCGCGTTCATAATCTTGAGGAAGGTACTCGTCATATTGAAGAACAGACAGCGTCCGACCTCCGGCGTCATGCTGCCGGATTCGAAATTCATCGCATAGATCGTATCCAGCAGCTTCATCACGTTCTCCATATCCCCGCTGCGCACGAAATTGATGAGCTGCACCTCGATGTCGATCGGATAATAATAATGAGAGTGAACGCTCTGGATATCCCGGAAATAGATGATGGTACCACCACCTTTAATGATTCGGTATTCCAAGGCCGCAACTGCTTCCGCGTAGCTCTCGCCGATGCTCTTCGCTCCGACGTGCGGGAGACCGACCGATACCGTCATATCAATATGGAACCGTTCTTCGATCATATGTTTCAATGACTCGGCCATCGCTTGCATATCCGCATCCATGTCCCCAATCACCTCCGAGGCGAAGTTGATCAAGAACACCATGCGGTCCCGATCCAGCTCCACCGCGAACGCCTGGTGAGGAGGCTGGATCATATCCGTTCCGACATTCGATACAATGAATCGGGCCAAGGCCCACTGCTGTTCATCATGCTCCATATGAAATCTCGCGATGCTGTCCAATTGGACGATCATCACGGAGAAGTATTCGCTTATAAAGGTAATATCCATGAACTGGAGCGACTGTACGCCTCGTTCCGTCGTATCGACGTCCATCTGCCCCCGAATCAATCGGGACAAATAGTTCGCCCGAAGCACCGGCGCTTGCTGCGCCAATAGATGTCGAAGATTCCGCTCTTCCTGGAGGGAGTCCTCGATCGTTCGCTTAATCAGTTCGTATTCATTCCCGGCCAGCCGGCCTTGCCATTTCGTCCCGCTCGAACCTTTAATGGCCTCAACCGCTTTGCGAAGCGGATTGTAATTCCGGTAAGCGATGATGATGGCGGCAATGACCCCAAGTGCCAAGCAAAGGGAAAATAGAATCAATGTCCAATGCTGGATCAGATTCAGCTGCTGCATATAGACGCTCCGCGGGGTAACCAGGACGTATTTCCATCCTTCCTTCTCGGAAGAAGTGAACGAGACCACCTTCGGATCGCCGTCCAGCTCCGCATTGAACAAGCCTTCTTGCGCAGATATGCGCTCTAGCAGCTCCGGCTGAAGCGGCCCTTTCTCCGTGGACATAATGCTGTTGCCTTCACCATCGATCACGTAAATGGAGCTGTCGCTCGCGTATTCGATTTGGGCGAACATCTCCTTGACCCGACTCTCGTCGATGAGGATGACGAAGCTGCCTGTAACATTTTTGCGGTCCCGCCCCGGGAGGGATTGCGCGAACGTGATCACGTCGATCGGTGTATTCTCAATGCTCTGCATCGGATCCGTCTCCGAACGCCGGATCAGCGTCGACGACGGCAGATATTCCATCGTATGGAAGCCGTGCAGCACTTCATCACGCCATGTTTCATACGATTTCCCCGCGTAACTGTAATACATATCGTAGAATTTGCGGGATTCCGTCAGGAGGCCCGGCTTCAGGATCAAGTCGCTCTGACGGAAGTAGACGTAATAATCCAAGATGAAATTGGAACGAAAATTCGAGTGGAATGCCCGCCCGCTCATGAATTCGATGAATTTGTAGCGGTCAAAACCGCTATGGTCTTCTTTGAGCTTCAACAAATAATCCAGCTTCGGATCGAAGGCAATCTGCTGTGCCAGCTTGTCGACCTGCTTCAACTCAATGTCAAGCGACAGCTTCAGCTGCTCGAGCATCGCTTGATTCGATCGATTCGCCCCCTTCTCGAGGCTATCCTCCACTTTACTATACAGAAAAACGCCTATAGATAAAGGAATGAGCAGCATGACGAGATTGGAGATCACCATCGTGATCCATACACTTTTCAAATGACGTAAATTTAACCACTTTCGCGACCATCTCACGAATGATCCCCCCTGCCATTTATGATCACTTACATTAATACCCAATTGAAAGCGTTTACGAGTATTATAATGCAACCTGGCAGGCAAGGGTACTGATTTATTCTTTAATCGCCCCGATCAATACGCCCTTCACGAAATATTTCTGCAGAAACGGATACAGACAAATAATCGGCAGGGTGGAAATAATGATCGTGGCGTATTTGATCGTCTCGCCGATCGCGTACTTGTCATCTGCCGCAGCACCCGTCGACATCGAGTCCGTCGAATTCGCAATCAGAATATCCCGTAGAACCAGTTGCAGCGGATACATGGTGCGGTCCCTTAAATATACCAGCGCAGAGAAGTAAGAGTTCCAATGACCGACAGCATACCAGAGGACCATTACCGCAATGACGGGCATCGACAACGGAATAATGATGCGGAATAGAATCGTCAGCTCCCCGGCGCCATCAATCTTGGCGGATTCCTCGAGCGACACGGGAATCCCTTGAAATGCTGTACGCATAATGATTAGGTTGAAGGTCGAGATCGCACTTGGAATCAACAACGCCCAAGGTGTATTCATCATCCCTAATTTGTTGATGAGCATAAAGGTTGGAATGAGCCCCCCATGGAATACCATCGTGAGGACAATGGCGAACATCAAGAAGTTGCGGAAGAAGAGATTGCGCCGCGAGAGGACATAAGCTCCAATCGCCGTCATCAGCAAGTTAATCGCTGTCCCGGCGGTAACATAGAACAACGTATTGCGGTAGCCGCTAATAATCATCGGATTCTGGAATACCGCTTTGTACGCATCCAGATTAAAACCTACAGGGCGAACCAGCAGTCCGCGATGCTGCAAGAAAGCCCCTGCATCACTGAGCGAAGCGAATAGCACATAGATAAAGGGATATAACGTAATGAAACAGAGTCCAAGCATTAAGAACGTATTGAAAACGCCGAATATTTTTTCGCCAACCGTTTGTGTGCCCATGTCGTTATTCCCTCCTCACCACAGTTTATTCTCGGACACGCGTTTACTAATGGCATTCGCCGATACGATCAGAATGAAGCTGATCACGGAATTGAACAGGCCTACCGCGGCCGTGAAGCTGTAACTGGCTTCGAGAATCCCTTTGCGATACACATAAGTGGAGATCACATCTGCGGTCTCATAGGTGAGCGGATTATAGAGCAGCAGCACCTTATCGCTACCGACAGACAACATGTTGCCCATGTTCAGGATGAGCATGATCACGATCGTTGGCATAATCCCTGGAATTGTAATGTGGAACGTCTGCCGCCACCGATTCGCGCCATCCATTTTGGCTGCTTCATAGAGCGTCGGGTCAATATTCGCGATGGAGGCCAGATAAATGATGGAACCCCATCCGATGCCCTGCCAGATGCCGGAGGAGACGAAGATGAACCGGAACCAACCCGCTTCCTTCAGAAAATCGATCGGCGCAATACCGAGCAAGCCAATCAATTGATTGATAAGTCCGTCGCGGCTTAGAAAATCAAACATCATCCCTGCAACAACGACAATGGAGATAAAGTGAGGGAGGTACGAGATCGTCTGAACCCAGCGTTTGAACATCATCCTACGAATTTCGTTCAAGAGGAGCGCGAGGATAATGGCGGCCGGGAATGCAAAGATCAGCTCATAAATGTTAATCAACAAGGTGTTGCGAATTAATCTCCAGAAATAAATGCCGTCGAAGAAGCTGACGAAATGCTTGAACCCCACCCAAGGACTATCCCAAATGCCCTTCGCAGGCATAAAATCTTTGAATGCAATTTGAAGTCCATACATGGGACCATAGTGGAAAATGACATAATAAGCGATCACAGGAAGCGCCAACAGATAGATCATCCAATTGCGCCTAACATCCTTACCCATGATCTGCCAAGTGGATGGTTCATTCAATCTTCTAGCCGAACGCTCATGCCGGGGTGCCTTCTTCACGACTTGCTTCATCTGCCTTCCTGCCTTTCCCGTAGATTATGCAGAGATCATGCGGGAGAAGAAGAAAGCTCTTCCTCTCCCGACCTCTTTCATATGCTGAACGATTAGCGTTTGTTGAACCGTTCTAGCGCAGCTTGCTGAATTTTCGTCGCATCTTCAATGCCCATCGCTTCAATCTTCTTCACGTATTTATCGAAGTTATCGAGCGGCTCCGCCCCCATGATGAACTTCAGGAACATCTCGTCTTTGTAGGTATTGATATCCGTCATGATCGATGCGAATTGGGAGCTCTCGTCATTGGTCGGCGTTACCAGCGGCATTTTGCGCTCACCTGTCGGCTGCGACCAGGTCGCGAGGGCCTCCTTCTGATTATCGAGCGCGAGATATTGCATTTGGAAATTCTCACTCAGTACAAATGGCGCGCTCCAAGTAGAACGGTTATGTTTCGCGAAGGATTGCTGCAAACTCACGCCGCTCGGCGGGTTCAATACCTCAGGCAAGAAGGTAGGGACGCCGTTCACCATGCTGTATGCTTCGCCTTCTTTACCGTAGTTAAATAATAGATCGCCCTGTTCGCCATACGCGTAATCGAGCCATTTCACGGTCTCGACCGGATTCTGATTGCTTGTGGAGATAGCTGCCCCAACGCCGTTCGTCGCGAAATCCTTCTGTCCCCACATTTGCTTGTCGCCCTTCTTAAGCACTGGGTATGGAGCTGCGACCAGATTGAACTTCGGATCTTTATCTTTCATCAAATTCGCGTATTTTCCAATCCCGCCTCCGTTATACACCAAGGCTGAACCTAACTGATCTCCAGTCATCTTGGCATCGAACAACTTGCTGTTCGGCGCGGCAAAATCTTTGTCAATCAGGCCTTCTTGGTACCATTTGTTCATGGTTGTGAGGAATTCCTTGTACTCCGGCTGCGTCGGACCGAACTTCACCTGTCCCCCGTCTTGGTAGAAGCCGTAGTTGATGCCCCATGCGCCAAGGAATGGTGCGTCAAGACCAACATCCTCTAGTGTGATATAGAATGGGATTTCATCAGCCTTGCCATTCCCGTTCGGGTCCTTATCCTTAAATGCGGTTAATACTTCATGCCATTCATCAATGGTCGTAGGTATCTCCATCCCGACCTTATCTAACCAATCTTTCC
Proteins encoded:
- the pepV gene encoding dipeptidase PepV — translated: MQNIDWNYEVQRRQAALMRDLSALLAIPSVKDLSTAGPGAPLGAESARALRYMLDLAAQHGLHTVNHEGIVGYAAYGGVEDRGGDTGKPTAAADQAAGTAGGDYVAVLSHVDVVPATGDWTSPPFEPTIREGRLYARGAIDDKGPTMAALYGLLIVKELGLPLRHQVRLIIGTDEETGMNCMEAYNRLEHPPLAGFTPDADFPIVHAEKGQVNTRMTLQFDAVVDGGFSSAEEAALRLHTFRSGTAANMVPDAAEAVVCGSPVALNALAAAFEVYCAERGLKGSCTSGAESITLHMKGKSSHGMVPEHGNNAGLRLLEFLSAHGFASHDARFIRGAAELLAGDTAGEALGIASRDEATGALTVNVGLLQYDSTGQEGYFHLNIRFPSCITGGQIVDTLNERIAPYGFELSPPIIKPSHLVPADHPMIRALQAVYTEQTGEEATLLSTGGGTYACKLPNCVAFGPLFPGELDTAHQPDESIGIDSLMKSAAIYAQAIYELANLDYAAPVERGLQP
- a CDS encoding leucyl aminopeptidase family protein, whose product is MNIRILEREGTTPEADVLVYLILESAEQPEIDYDIKPGMTAHGKVTVFYGARGQQHHAVVGLGPATRLSAEMLRRAAGSAVRAFEQEGFRTAAVRLDNAAGSLLTPEETLEAWAEGWILGGYTFDAYKQQPHKRALAELVLLCEGGETASRQQSIEAARRRAESTMLARDWCNEPANVMTPEQLTERLVQRFEGEPFTRVNVFQGEALAQHGMNGLLAVAQGSRQQPALVEISYTSDPSQPLLALVGKGMTFDMGGMNVKTGRDLSEARFDMGGACAVIGALDLLIASGTAANVVAVIAIADNVPGAGALLPSSIVRYPNGLTVQVGNTDAEGRLILADGLLHAGRLGASEIIDIATLTGAVGHALGLRVAGVWGDPRSSKALHDLSAISGDRVWPMPLIDDDDALLGSDYADLNNISSSPYGGANAAALFLRRFVDEQTRWVHIDMANTVQSPSDRGYERTGATGFGVRLLADYVMQRAEQR
- a CDS encoding helix-turn-helix domain-containing protein, encoding MRWSRKWLNLRHLKSVWITMVISNLVMLLIPLSIGVFLYSKVEDSLEKGANRSNQAMLEQLKLSLDIELKQVDKLAQQIAFDPKLDYLLKLKEDHSGFDRYKFIEFMSGRAFHSNFRSNFILDYYVYFRQSDLILKPGLLTESRKFYDMYYSYAGKSYETWRDEVLHGFHTMEYLPSSTLIRRSETDPMQSIENTPIDVITFAQSLPGRDRKNVTGSFVILIDESRVKEMFAQIEYASDSSIYVIDGEGNSIMSTEKGPLQPELLERISAQEGLFNAELDGDPKVVSFTSSEKEGWKYVLVTPRSVYMQQLNLIQHWTLILFSLCLALGVIAAIIIAYRNYNPLRKAVEAIKGSSGTKWQGRLAGNEYELIKRTIEDSLQEERNLRHLLAQQAPVLRANYLSRLIRGQMDVDTTERGVQSLQFMDITFISEYFSVMIVQLDSIARFHMEHDEQQWALARFIVSNVGTDMIQPPHQAFAVELDRDRMVFLINFASEVIGDMDADMQAMAESLKHMIEERFHIDMTVSVGLPHVGAKSIGESYAEAVAALEYRIIKGGGTIIYFRDIQSVHSHYYYPIDIEVQLINFVRSGDMENVMKLLDTIYAMNFESGSMTPEVGRCLFFNMTSTFLKIMNATGTDQRDILGPDIDLIKDIFSYETAESMYRRIQQLYEMLTGSFVVERTDHRVQLLHELEQFLDEHFTDPDLGLTMISEHFGMTPQYISTFYKKCSGMNVVDAITRRRIQQAKVHMRTKEMTNAQLAQLVGYTSDVVFIRAFKKIEGVTPGKYRESFMTYPSDEVG
- a CDS encoding carbohydrate ABC transporter permease; amino-acid sequence: MGTQTVGEKIFGVFNTFLMLGLCFITLYPFIYVLFASLSDAGAFLQHRGLLVRPVGFNLDAYKAVFQNPMIISGYRNTLFYVTAGTAINLLMTAIGAYVLSRRNLFFRNFLMFAIVLTMVFHGGLIPTFMLINKLGMMNTPWALLIPSAISTFNLIIMRTAFQGIPVSLEESAKIDGAGELTILFRIIIPLSMPVIAVMVLWYAVGHWNSYFSALVYLRDRTMYPLQLVLRDILIANSTDSMSTGAAADDKYAIGETIKYATIIISTLPIICLYPFLQKYFVKGVLIGAIKE
- a CDS encoding ABC transporter permease produces the protein MGKDVRRNWMIYLLALPVIAYYVIFHYGPMYGLQIAFKDFMPAKGIWDSPWVGFKHFVSFFDGIYFWRLIRNTLLINIYELIFAFPAAIILALLLNEIRRMMFKRWVQTISYLPHFISIVVVAGMMFDFLSRDGLINQLIGLLGIAPIDFLKEAGWFRFIFVSSGIWQGIGWGSIIYLASIANIDPTLYEAAKMDGANRWRQTFHITIPGIMPTIVIMLILNMGNMLSVGSDKVLLLYNPLTYETADVISTYVYRKGILEASYSFTAAVGLFNSVISFILIVSANAISKRVSENKLW
- a CDS encoding extracellular solute-binding protein — encoded protein: MKGKVKKFGVILLTSLLALSIAACSTPGSDQKQEGTTSDGKPAEGAKLTNLSYWVSMHSAAAAQMKTYAEMGMYKELEKITGVKVAFEHPPTDAAQAKEQFNLMMVSEKLPDVIEYSWIGYPGGPEKAIQDNKIIKLNDLIDQYAPNLKKLLDEHPDWKKQVTTDDGNMYMFPFFRGGDKVRVFYGPGIRKDWLDKVGMEIPTTIDEWHEVLTAFKDKDPNGNGKADEIPFYITLEDVGLDAPFLGAWGINYGFYQDGGQVKFGPTQPEYKEFLTTMNKWYQEGLIDKDFAAPNSKLFDAKMTGDQLGSALVYNGGGIGKYANLMKDKDPKFNLVAAPYPVLKKGDKQMWGQKDFATNGVGAAISTSNQNPVETVKWLDYAYGEQGDLLFNYGKEGEAYSMVNGVPTFLPEVLNPPSGVSLQQSFAKHNRSTWSAPFVLSENFQMQYLALDNQKEALATWSQPTGERKMPLVTPTNDESSQFASIMTDINTYKDEMFLKFIMGAEPLDNFDKYVKKIEAMGIEDATKIQQAALERFNKR